TAGTTATTTTTTCCTACTTGACTCTACTGCAAAATTAACTTTACCGCCACGATATTGGACACGGTTGTAAAGTTATATCTCTTTGTGTACTTACGTTGCATCTAGCGAAATCATCtgagtagaaaaaaaaatgtaaagccAATCTCCCCATCGAAATTATTTCTTCAgatgaacatttttcaaaagtATTGTTATCTAAATAAACGTTTTACAAAATTACAGCTTCATACATTTACCTTGGTGATCTTATTCTTCATTTCAGATACCATTGACCAAAGCATACACTCCAAAGTTAAGTTCAAATCAATATGTTTTACAGATTTTAACAAAGCAGTGTTTATGAAAATTGGTATAAGaggtaaaattttgaattttataaggGGTCATGTATAATCTTAAACAACGGTTACGTCTATATAACACTAAGTTATTGTCTTTCGGTAACATACTTTTTCTTTTTGAACTGTTTAACTATAAACTGACGTAAAAGTCGACAGGCAGGATAAATTAAGGGAAAATAATTTGCTTACGTTTGAAACTTTATATAATTAGCATTAGCAGTTCAAAACTTTGTTACttatacatgtttttgtttaaaaaaaatgacgcAACGACACGGATCCTTGTTTAAAAAAGTGGTGATATGATTTACTTCAGTCATGGTACGATATTGGAGATCTACAGCTTCTACGCGTATGGTCCactactcatatggtccggaacataaccATAGATGTATGGCTATTATATTTATGGTATGCACATAACATCATGGTAGTTTACTTTGACTTTTGCgggaaattaaaataaaatacttataaTTGTAAATCATTTAACAATAAACGAGAAATCAATCTTTTCCTTTTTTGTGGATTTTACCTTCTTGGAAAGtaccttttttttattctattttgtaGATTTAACCTTTTAGGAAAGTACTAATTGTTGACAAATAATATGTATTTATTCGACTTTTTACATTTGGTGTGATATGTCATATTTTTTGTTCGAATCGTTATTCACCGAAATGTTTTGATGTGCAATCTTGTGGTTGATGTGATGAATAGCAAGTACTTCACCTAAAAAGAAAAgccgattttgttttattttatgtatattttacaGAAACTCTTACAATTTCTTGGAAACTTGCAATGAATGGTCTCTGGTATATGCTTCTCTATGCTCTTGTGCATACGACACTATTCGCACGCGCGCAAGGTCCAGGAGACATTTCAGCAGCAATTGGTGATGCTGTAACGGAAGTGAGTGGCAGACGACCTGGTGTGGCTGGTAAATAACATAACAATTATAAATTAGTCTTTTGATGTCATTGGAAATAGTTCAATTTTGTATGTATTGGATGAtattgttttgtctatcagctatttggaattaaattataaggaatgactgtaatattgtttctgtcttttcgaaatagaataaaaaatgtgGCGCAAACTGTAAAATTATACGCTACGAggattattcagtgtgcaccacatttttgatgttatttctttatagacaaaaaaaaaaaatattcaagtcATTCCTTAAACAAATAAATGCTTTTAATCGTTGATACAATAATACGTTTTCTCCTTTTAAATGTATAGAAGGTTAATTTCGAAGGTGTAAAATTTCGCTGATTTCATTGAACAAGgtagaaaaaataatttcgagGTTCTTATTTTAGCGGATTCAAAACTTATACCAATACTGCATCAAGACTTTTAAATTGGGGGCATTTATTTTCGGTGTATGATCTAAGTTCAAGAATTTGCATCAAAATTATGTTGAATAAAAAGTGAACTTATCTCCTGCACCACTTAGAAAACaccatattttcaaattaaactgtcacatCAATTATATTATGTTAGTTCACAGACACCACATGGTTTCACTCTCAATCTATAGGTGACAATTGTTGCAAGAAgggataaaaatgaaatacacaataccaattaagaaaaatatcttttttttcattatatatgtgattttgattttttttacaaaattaatttttttcaataaattgcgagattaaaataatttaaaaaccatACATAAAAATAATTAGTTTACAAATAAATCTTGAAAGGCAGGATACATCaaagaatatttcaattttttttttaaattaaaaacaaggGGGGAGGGTCAACCCCAAATGTGCCTGTGCATTTTCCTAAAACTTTCAAAGTTttacaattttgtgtttaaaacATCTGTTAGTTAAGTAATATTATCGGTCGCCTTATCAGTATGAAATGACAGATTTATAGCactacttaaccattttataattgagagaagatatgaaattttcacttTCTTGTGCAGGGATCTAGGACTGTTTTGGCGAATTTGATGTATCTGCGAAAATCAGCAAAAATTTACAACCCGCGAAAAGTTACCCGCCAAAGGGGATATTTCTCAAAGTACATTGTATATCCATATTATGTATTATTGCATTCATTCTTAACATTAAAATACCATATTAATTTAGGTGCCGGTCCTGCTGGAGGTTTTGCCGGCTTTGCTGGTGGACCTGCTGGTGGACCTGCTGGTGGGGGGCTTGGTGGAGTTGCCGCCCCAGGAGCAGGATCTGTAGCAGACAACCCAGTCTCTATTCATGCTTTGTTCAGTAGCAGAAGAGAAGCCCCTACGGCAGTTGCAGCTTTTGGCGCAGCGGGAGATATATCAACTACTGCAACTTCTAACTTTGCTGCAAGGTTCTTATATGTTTGATTTAGATGTTCAACTGTAACTTGTTAATTTCTGaattattttgtatctttttgaGAGATGTTTCGTTATTggtcataccaaatcttcttaacTTTATATTCAAGTCTCACGCTAAGCAATATTTGGCCCGTGGGAATAATTATTAAATCAATAggtaaattttattaaaagattttgATAGATACTGAATATGAAAGAGAGAGAAGAGACAGAGGATATCTGAATGTGAAACAACTTTCCAACGAAAAAAATTACCAATGCATATTTGTTCAAATTTTCATGatcaaaaaaatacaattaaaaaaaattaataataattgtaCAGAGAAGTTCCATGTGCCATTTAAcaacaaaacaatgtattttttataCAACTATTTCATTGCTCCAAAGTTAGATTTGGGGCCTTTGTAGCCGATTTGTAGTTCCATAACTGTATTTCTAGCCTGTCGACACAGGGGTTGTGAGCTCGAACCTAGTAGGTGGGAAGTGCTATCGACTTCTATGTCATTTTTCCTGTCGAAGATCgttggttttctccaggcactctggCTTCTTTAACCAATACATGATACGGACTGCCATGCCATAGATTATAGTGCTAAATGCGGCGGAACTTGCATACTGTTGAACTGCAACATATTCCAACCATTCTCGCcttcaaaaattatttaaacatttcaaaagtaAACGtgaaattaaacctttattttacTATTGTGCTTCCATGggctaaaaaaaaaacctcatgcAAGCTTTAAAAATAAGAACGAATTTTAGAGGACTCAACAAACATCTCTAGGGCAGAAACGTGATACCATCCCGAAAAGACATTACAAAACAGATAATTAGATATAACAAAGAAAGGTTAACTCCTGCACCAAACCCCAAGTCCCAACATCCAATCTGTTTCCTACTGttgcatataaaatatatttaattacagAACTGGAGGCGCTACACCTGACGCCGCTGAATTCCGCAGACAGATTGCTCCGTACTGTCCAGTTCGTGTCCCTGTATGTAATCCTAACGACCGCTACCGAACAGCAGATGGTTCTTGCAACAACTTATTCAATACATTATGGGGAGCTTCTATAACAACTCAAGCGAGATTTCTTTCCCCTACATATGGAGATCGTAAGTTCATTATTTCAACTGTAATTTAAAATTAAAGGAAATAAAATAAGGGTGTAATATTCTATGGCttatatatcaaatatgtatCAGTAATTTATGACTTTTCTGACTCCTGTTTTTAAAACGGTTTGAAACggttatacatgtaaaagaggggtgaaagatacaagagggacattcaaacccatatgttcataatttaattttggatgtaacgcgtcttctgattggctgacgttattttgttatgagcccaaagatataatttagtcatgtgaccgtgacgtcatcaacgtttttttttttatggttctctacggttttaaatggaatttagaattaaattataagaaatgattgtaatattttttctgtctattcgaaataacataaaaaatgtggtgcacactgttaaataacccgctacgcgcgttattcagtgtacaccaaattttttatgttatttcttcatagacagaaaaaatattagtcattccttaaataaattaaaatactaattGAATACAGTTTTGATAACATTTTCATTGTAGCATTTAACACTGGCTCTATTCCACGTTTTCGCAGTGTGATTGGAGGACCCCTTCCTAGTCCACGTTACATATCTAACGCTATTCACAATGGTGGTGTATCACCCCCTAGAAGTCAAATTTACAGTGTATCCTTAACTCATTTTGGACAGTTTGTTGACCACGATTTTATATCAACACCTATACTTAAAGGTAATTTTTAGTAGTATTTCTGTATAAAAGTCTTTTGAAAGACGAACAATATTAAAAGCGAAACAATTTGCGCTATGACtttattttcacattatttttggtGTGATGATGAATGATAGAAATAATGATATGTGATACGAGTacgagataactctccatccaagtcaccagAGGTAATCAAAgaactgaagtactgaacattggatgaccgcaagttcttgtggatggtccgacaagcacttgtctcagaaaaaaatcacatctctatacctaaaagtgaggttaatgtacagatatgATTCTTTTCTGAAACAAGTTCGTGAGTGGCTGATAAACTattaatgacagggaattcaaccgcaccgtaatgactattatagtgtagtgatacaaatcagtatactcttgtttattctcgtcctgaatatgcatgaaatatttgccactggacgttaagcaaccaacaatcaatcaatcttgtttattgttaaatactaatatttgtattttacagttacttgtatatataattttcatgcatttttatatcattctattctactatattAATAACATattacactgaacgaataaaattgttatatgacacaatataaatGCAATAATGGagagatgtgaaaaaaaatgtcaaaaatacaacTCTAACCAGGGACTATTTGGcgtgaaataaaataatttacaccGCTAAATTCAAATAAGATCATCTTTAGTTAGGGATaacggcaatattttttttacaaaaatataaacaaatttgttGTATATAGTCCGAGaacaaaagtaaatatttatcGTCGTACTAAATACTTAAAATCAAAggtagtacatatttaaaaaaaaaaaaaaaaaaaaaaaaaaaaaaaaacattgagtcGAGATACAACAGAAAATAAGTAATATATCGGATAACAACGTTCCTCATGTGATCTACATCTAGACATCATGAACATATATTTCCGATAGCACTGCAACGTAAAGGTGTTAAAATTTCACGgtatttttgttcaaatttattaTAGCTAATCATTTTGAACACTGAATGTACACAAGCCGGTTCTTTTCAATTACGCGCAATATACTGTTAAATCAAACTGGTAAAAGCAACATGTATTCCTGATATCACAAATGTGTATTCATAGCCAATGTTTAGGTTTTTTCATGTATGACTATTGTTCATGTTTATGTCATTAAGATTTGCTTGTACTATATATTTTTGTAGATGGTGTGGATGGTAACATAGATATAGATTGCTGCCTTGGAAATATTCCAGTTGTCAGGTAAATAAAGTAAAATGCATGCATGTAACTAAAACATTTGGTTTAGGTGAATATCAATTAAACCAGTACCATATTTtgtgtcaattaaaaaaaaaaacatttcaaatcaCAATGTCGTTAACTCAGTTACCAAAATCATCTAATTATCACATATATCTTTTAGGTATGTGTTATTAAACTTAACTCGTGTACATGGAACGTGAATAAATAGTACACACTCAATAGTTTAACATTAAACAATCAAATCTGAGTACATTTTTTAGTAGTcacgtattttatttttgtctctGGTTTGTAGACCAGAGTGTTCCCCTTAAGAACTCCACCAGGGGATTTCCAGACAACTTGTTTTCATATGTTTGTGTTTGGTCCTTGTTTTGTGGACCAGAGTGTTTCCCCTTAAGAACCCCACCAGGGGATTTCCAGACAACTTGTTTTCATATTTGTGTGTTTTGTCTTTGTTTTGTAGACCAGAGTGTTTCCCCTTAAGACCTCCGCCATGTGATATCCAGACATCTTGTATtcacatgtttttgttttgtctgttgtttttttatataccagAGTGTTTCCCCTTCAGAACTCTGTCATGTGATTTTCAGACAACTTGTATTCTCATTGTTATGTTTTATCTTTGTTTTGTAGACCCGAGTGTTTTCCCTTTAGAACTCCACCAGGTGATTTCCTGACAACGTGTATGCACTTTGTAAGATCCGACTTTGGTGTCTCTCCAGGATGCCCTCCGGGTAAGGTTTGGTAAATGTCAAAGTTCtgatttttaattataataatcacattagatgtatgtttcattattacGGTAATTTGATTGGCTAACATCAATCTCGCGTAattctttatttcaaaataaattgcatGAATTGTAACATACATATGATAATGGCACCCGTTTCCAttataaagtgcacaggtaaataaaagaaaacttgaaagtaatcgtgttttcatgatcatagccaaaaaaatgaagttataaatattgaatgcttccTTTAGTATTTCAATAGGTCTGTAAAGGCGTTGACCGtgtgtacatttttagaatgaagtgcgtccacgcttcatacaaaatgtacttcagtcaacgCTGTTACATcctaatgaatttacaaaaagaagctttCAATCGTCttcgtcttcttcttcttcttcttcttcttcttcttcttcttcttcttcttctttttcttcttcgtAAATCACATCTGTTATGAATATGaaccatttatatttttcattagaATCTAGAAATCAAATAAATCAGAGGACATCTTTCCTTGATCTGTCTGTGACATATGGAAACACACTTGCTGGACAAGAGGACTTACGAGTATTGGGAACAGGTATATACAATAGAATACTATTTTTACTTATACGTTTGAAAGCAATAAAATGTCAGACTTCAAACTAAACGACAAAAATTAGGAAGCTGATATTTTATGTACTGTAAATTcggaaattattgcgtgcatttattatagcgattttttcattttagacttaaatgcaattttaattattacgattttgagaaaaatcctgttttattcatataaacagtttaaattattgcgtttacaactctgtcgcatttttctcaATAATAAAAACCTATATAAGTATTTCTTATATTCGACACACAAATGTAATGTCTATAAAACCGCTTCTGATGAAAATTgcaaactaagtttaaaattttatttgacgACTTAAAAGAACATTAATCAAAGAACATCATTAAGTTTTCGCAGTCTTCGATGCAAATTATTTTGTACAATTGTTTACAAACTCTCTATACAGAATAAAAACATGCACAATTCTTTTTCAACcgttcattattattattatagagaACCCATtctaagataattttttttatataaaagagagTATGCAGAGAAGTTGGAAGCAAGAGGTAAATAGTGTTATACCAGTTATAAACATTTGCTGCATTTTAAGCCATATCCAGTTATAAATGTTTTAGCACTGAAAAATTGTCTGAACTATTAGAAAAAGTAACattgatatattttatgtttgtgtGACTGTATCATTTCTTTGCTTCTTGGTAATGATTTTATAGGCAAACTTCAAGAAGGTCCTAACAGACTTCTTCCTACTGGTCCCCCTGGATCTGAATGTTTAGCAGGGGAAGAGTGTTTCAAATCTGGTATGTATTGACGTATTTTCTGTGTATTATCGTAAACTTATATGTTATCGCTCAATAATTTGTTTAGATTTGATTGTCTGAAAAGATATTGATTACATTTTTCGGATGTATGAATTTCCTGTAAACAAAGATTAAATTGTATATAATATGTGATACCGTTACTGCTATTTACAATGTAGTTGTGCTCTAGTCTGTCGTTTGTACAAGAAAGTGCAATAATACTGTTTACCTCTATAGACAGAAACTATATAACTGTTTACCTCTATAGAGAGAAACTTAGAAATATCTCTTTTCTAGGGGACAACAGACCAGCAGAAGTTCCAATGCTGACAGTCGTGCATACTGCATTTTTGCGTGAGCATAACGATATTGTCGATGGGTTGATAGCACATGGGTGGAATGATCCAGAAGAATTGTACCAAGAAGCAAAAAAGATTCTCACAGGAATTTATCAGCACATTATTTATACTGAATATCTTCCAATAATACTTGGGGCAGAAGGTATGATGCTTTTTGGGCTACGAAGTAGACAATTTGGGTTTAATACAGTGTATAATCCTTCTGCAAATCCATCTACGAGAAATGCATTTGGAGCAGCAGCCTATAGATTTGGCCATTCCCTTGTTGGTTCTTTTGTTGAAGCGTTTAACCAAGACTTCACACCACGCGCCAGTGAACCTATGGAAGACCATTTCTTCAGTACTCGTTTGATACGTGACTTTGCTATATTTGGTCCAAGTGCCATAGCCAGATGGATGACAACACAGTTCAAGAGTAGAGCAGACCGTTTTCTGACTCCAGCAATTAGAAACAGACTATTTCAAACAATGCCAGGAAACGGGTTTGACCTTGCTTCACTTAACATTCAACGCGGTAGAGACCATGGCATCCCATCATATAATAGATGGCGACAGTTCTGTGGACTTCAACCTGCTGTACATTTTGGAACAGGACCTCTAGGTTTAACCAATCATCATCCTTCGGCTGCAGGAGCATTAGCATCCGTCTACAGGTAAATTATGTTGATTGTTAAATTTCCTTAAGGAACTAACGGGagtatcaaaacaaaaacaaaatagattTTAATACATTCAACTTTAATTTGCGATCAATagatgtttcattggcaatcattcacCATAATTCTTACCTGTACATCTCCTTTATATTCAAATATCTTTTGTGGCCTAACATTTGCTAGATTTTCATCAATAGTCCCAGTGACTGAATACTCTTCTGCTCTTATATTTTTAGTAGGGCCTCTACcgagtcatgaatatgacagtttatATCCATTcattgatatgtttgagcttttgattttgccatttgttagaaattttccgttttgaattcccTCAGATTTCGgcacttttgttattttacattttacagtaTTACGAAATAATAAGATCCATGTGTGAATGCATATCCTATAGTCTTTTAAATGTTATTAAATGCGTACATTTTAAGGGTGTAAAAGGCCAAACATctcattttatttcaaaactgacAAAATGTGCGTAATCTTTTTTGACACATTTTTGTGAGCCTCATTCATCCTCAGATCTCCTATGTACCATGTCAACGACATTGATTTGAAGT
Above is a window of Mytilus galloprovincialis chromosome 7, xbMytGall1.hap1.1, whole genome shotgun sequence DNA encoding:
- the LOC143083028 gene encoding peroxidase-like protein encodes the protein MNGLWYMLLYALVHTTLFARAQGPGDISAAIGDAVTEVSGRRPGVAGAGPAGGFAGFAGGPAGGPAGGGLGGVAAPGAGSVADNPVSIHALFSSRREAPTAVAAFGAAGDISTTATSNFAARTGGATPDAAEFRRQIAPYCPVRVPVCNPNDRYRTADGSCNNLFNTLWGASITTQARFLSPTYGDPFNTGSIPRFRSVIGGPLPSPRYISNAIHNGGVSPPRSQIYSVSLTHFGQFVDHDFISTPILKDGVDGNIDIDCCLGNIPVVRPECFPFRTPPGDFLTTCMHFVRSDFGVSPGCPPESRNQINQRTSFLDLSVTYGNTLAGQEDLRVLGTGKLQEGPNRLLPTGPPGSECLAGEECFKSGDNRPAEVPMLTVVHTAFLREHNDIVDGLIAHGWNDPEELYQEAKKILTGIYQHIIYTEYLPIILGAEGMMLFGLRSRQFGFNTVYNPSANPSTRNAFGAAAYRFGHSLVGSFVEAFNQDFTPRASEPMEDHFFSTRLIRDFAIFGPSAIARWMTTQFKSRADRFLTPAIRNRLFQTMPGNGFDLASLNIQRGRDHGIPSYNRWRQFCGLQPAVHFGTGPLGLTNHHPSAAGALASVYSHPEDIDLFAGGLSETPVAGALVGPTFRCIIGLQFRFFNIGDRFFYENNFPLTGFTEPQLRVIKRQSLSALYCRTLDVRSMPANPFVSPLAGAPRLPCQNFPRLDLRPWSRINHSGNPRRNGRRSRRLKKTNSY